The Erythrolamprus reginae isolate rEryReg1 chromosome 3, rEryReg1.hap1, whole genome shotgun sequence genome contains a region encoding:
- the LOC139164200 gene encoding CARD- and ANK-domain containing inflammasome adapter protein-like yields the protein MYSSLFTNPYATEVLKMKKNELVEGIKNPDHLLDWLIEKGVLTSEKRMILSYYRTRMAKNSRVLDILASQGERACRLFFYPCLKEIEPRLYNNIRNYVSDVNEKIGDARRQLIGYLLEKDKGLIQKDKASHPGKKDSPRSVKPRKMTYDKPKSKSTLAARQSLDNVPTVFDLVRKGILSDLENALNPSNVNAMNSANETLLHIAAAHGHTEIIDYLISKGARLEVKDNKGRTPLHRAAEKGHDQAVSRLLQAGANMYSLDQEGKTPLHLANRNQHTHVLKNILKEEARRHRNQHNFLHMAALKDDSVLVQVLLKNGALVDARDDRGQTALSYAVSQGHEKTVKVLLEGGAKVDSGIIEAAFNSNNQSLFKLLLEYAKGLSSESMVSTLFKAIEKDLHGIVAALIERGTDVNARNEEQYTPLLVACKTGKIKSAKVLLEKGASFKDKDPNLSSPLHLAVEAGALHIAKMLLQKGIDPNVTAQGNQTPLHVAAMYNRGELVDLLIEGGAKIDAVTTDLFTPLHVASNKGQTDVALNLLQHKANVHLKNKRSRTPLHLAAAMGNHATVELLLNFKADPNATDKEKKSPLHFATLGGHFYAVKALLAKKSRVASKDMDSCTPMHYAAISGNVEILKELLAAGNYKNINDKNIWRKTPLHLAAEHGHGNLIDFLLSNGSAINALDNNKDTSLHCACKAGHLDSVRALLNWSGAEKANLQATNSLKKTPLQVAESSVTEHQAQIVNLLKKKMLLIK from the coding sequence ATGTATTCTAGCTTATTCACAAATCCATATGCCACCGAAGTactgaaaatgaaaaagaatgaaCTCGTGGAAGGCATTAAAAACCCCGATCACCTTCTGGACTGGCTGATAGAAAAAGGTGTGCTTACATCTGAAAAAAGAATGATTTTATCCTACTATAGAACACGGATGGCAAAGAACTCCCGTGTTTTGGATATCTTGGCTTCTCAAGGTGAGCGCGCTTGCAGACTTTTCTTTTATCCCTGCCTGAAAGAGATAGAGCCCCGTTTATATAACAACATAAGGAATTATGTGAGTGATGTGAATGAGAAAATTGGGGATGCCAGAAGACAACTGATAGGGTATCTCCTTGAAAAAGATAAGGGGCTGATTCAAAAGGATAAGGCTTCACATCCAGGGAAAAAAGATAGCCCTAGATCTGTTAAGCCCAGAAAGATGACTTATGATAAACCTAAATCAAAATCCACTTTGGCAGCCAGACAGTCTCTAGACAATGTTCCCACGGTCTTTGATTTGGTGAGGAAAGGAATTCTTTCCGATTTGGAAAATGCCTTAAACCCCAGTAATGTTAATGCAATGAATTCTGCAAATGAGACTCTCCTGCACATTGCTGCAGCTCATGGGCACACAGAAATCATTGATTATTTAATCAGCAAAGGTGCCAGATTAGAGGTCAAGGATAACAAAGGAAGAACCCCACTGCACAGAGCTGCTGAGAAAGGTCACGATCAAGCGGTGAGCAGGCTGCTCCAAGCGGGGGCTAACATGTACAGTTTGGATCAAGAAGGCAAAACTCCCCTTCACTTGGCCAACCGGAACCAGCACACACACGTCTTGAAGAACATCTTAAAAGAAGAGGCGAGACGGCACAGGAATCAGCACAACTTCCTTCACATGGCTGCTCTCAAGGATGATAGCGTCCTGGTTCAAGTCCTTTTGAAAAATGGTGCCTTGGTTGATGCCAGGGATGACAGAGGCCAGACAGCCTTGAGCTACGCTGTATCTCAGGGACATGAGAAGACTGTCAAGGTGTTGTTGGAAGGTGGAGCCAAAGTGGATTCTGGCATAATTGAAGCGGCTTTTAATAGCAACAACCAATCCCTCTTCAAATTATTGCTGGAATACGCCAAAGGATTATCTTCTGAATCAATGGTATCGACCCTGTTTAAAGCCATAGAGAAAGACCTGCATGGCATTGTGGCGGCTTTAATTGAGAGAGGGACAGACGTTAACGCCCGTAACGAAGAGCAGTACACACCATTGCTTGTGGCATGTAAAACGGGAAAGATTAAGTCGGCCAAAGttcttcttgagaagggggccaGCTTCAAGGACAAGGACCCTAACTTAAGTAGCCCCTTGCACCTAGCGGTTGAAGCTGGGGCCCTTCACATTGCAAAGATGCTTCTGCAGAAGGGAATAGATCCTAACGTCACAGCTCAAGGAAATCAAACGCCCCTCCATGTTGCTGCAATGTACAACAGAGGAGAGTTAGTTGACCTACTCATTGAAGGAGGAGCTAAAATCGATGCGGTCACCACAGACCTGTTCACGCCATTGCACGTGGCAAGCAATAAAGGCCAGACTGACGTGGCTCTAAACCTATTGCAACACAAAGCCAATGTCCACCTCAAGAATAAGCGATCAAGGACACCTCTTCACCTTGCAGCTGCAATGGGGAATCACGCGACAGTGGAGCTGCTACTGAATTTCAAGGCCGATCCAAATGCAACCGATAAAGAGAAGAAGAGTCCACTTCATTTTGCaactttgggagggcatttttatgccGTGAAAGCCCTGTTGGCTAAAAAGTCTAGAGTTGCAAGCAAAGACATGGACAGCTGCACACCAATGCACTATGCAGCTATCAGTGGGAATGTGGAGATATTAAAAGAACTCTTGGCGGCTGGCAATTATAAAAATATCAATGACAAAAATATTTGGAGAAAGACACCATTGCATCTTGCAGCAGAACATGGACACGGCAATCTGATAGACTTTTTGTTGAGCAACGGCTCAGCTATTAATGCCTTGGACAACAATAAGGATACCTCACTGCACTGTGCTTGTAAAGCTGGCCATTTGGATTCTGTAAGAGCGCTCCTCAACTGGTCTGGAGCAGAGAAAGCGAATTTGCAGGCTACTAATAGCTTGAAAAAGACCCCACTGCAAGTAGCAGAATCCAGTGTCACTGAGCACCAAGCTCAAATTGTTAatcttttgaaaaagaaaatgttaTTGATAAAGTAG